The sequence CTTCGTACTTTTCGGCCATAGCCTAACTCTCCAAAACGGGGATTCCTTTCACACTCAACTCACCCGGCAGCAGCCGCGGGAGCAGGAGGTCGCGGGTGCGGCGGAGGTTTGTGATTTGATCGATAAGTGTCCAACAGAGTTGGGTTATCGGTTCGGCAATCTTAGCCCAAGCGTCTTGGACTTCCTGGCTCGGAAGCACGATTTTGAACAGCTTGAAGTCACTTAGGATGATCCTGGGAATAGCTGCGCCTGTAACATAATTCTTCAGTCGGCCTTTGTTATCCGGATCGCTTAAAATGGCGGTCAGCAAGTGGGGATTGATTCTCTTATTCGGACGGAGAATCGCAATTGAAGAAAGAAGTACCAATTCCAGCTCCTCCCGGACGACAAAGATATGTTTCAAATAGTTGGCGCCGTCTTTAGTGATGAGGACGTCATTCTTCTTTGGCTTGCAGCCATTCCTCACGAGCTGATCAAAATCTTGCCTGCTGATATGGCGACATGTATCTAGATTAAGACCCCACTCATGCATGTCTTTCGAGGATGCCATCGGCAAGCCTTCTTCGACGGACTTTGGACTTGAGTGTGAACCATCAGTGACCAACTCGCAGATATCATCAATAGAGCAAGCTTCCCAGCCATACGGTATCGACCCGAGCCGGGACGGAACCATTTTGACTTTGTCGTGGCCGGGG is a genomic window of Candidatus Nitrospira kreftii containing:
- a CDS encoding Restriction endonuclease S subunit (modular protein), whose translation is MAEFSRVAVSKLVAAGEAELKTGPFGTQLKASDYTEEGTPVINVRNIGFGGIKADKLEYISPSTRNRLSSHILQRGDIVFGRKGAVERHVFIREEQDGWFQGSDCLRLRFTSPRVEPLFASYFFLTPEHQRWMMNQCSHGATMASLNQEILERIELPLPPLLVQRQIASILSAYDELIENNQRRIKILEEMARSLYREWFVHFRFPGHDKVKMVPSRLGSIPYGWEACSIDDICELVTDGSHSSPKSVEEGLPMASSKDMHEWGLNLDTCRHISRQDFDQLVRNGCKPKKNDVLITKDGANYLKHIFVVREELELVLLSSIAILRPNKRINPHLLTAILSDPDNKGRLKNYVTGAAIPRIILSDFKLFKIVLPSQEVQDAWAKIAEPITQLCWTLIDQITNLRRTRDLLLPRLLPGELSVKGIPVLES